The Ovis aries strain OAR_USU_Benz2616 breed Rambouillet chromosome 11, ARS-UI_Ramb_v3.0, whole genome shotgun sequence genome window below encodes:
- the DHRS11 gene encoding dehydrogenase/reductase SDR family member 11 — protein sequence MWPIAEERRVEQGAEAGQSGGRSWRTSDAGRSTAGAAGVTRERPGPYDLGRSPAVQVLCSQSEVRGRLGTLARAGMERWRDRLALVTGASGGIGAAVARALVQQGLKVVGCARTVGNIEELAAECKSAGYPGTLIPYRCDLSNEEDILSMFSAVRSQHSGVDICINNAGLARPDTLLSGSTRGWKEMFNVNVLALSICTREAYQSMRERKVDDGHIININSMSGHRVPPPAETHFYSATKYAVTALTEGLRQELREAQSHIRATCISPGVVETQFAFKLHDKDPEKAAATYEHMKCLKPEDVAEAVIYVLSTPPHVQIGDIQMRPTEQVT from the exons ATGTGGCCGATCGCCGAGGAGCGGAGGGTGGAGCAGGGGGCGGAGGCCGGCCAGAGTGGAGGCAGGTCCTGGCGTACCTCTGACGCGGGCAGGTCGACGGCGGGCGCCGCGGGGGTGACAAGAGAGCGGCCGGGCCCCTACGACCTAGGGCGGAGCCCGGCGGTCCAAGTGCTCTGCTCCCAGAGCGAGGTGCGCGGGCGGCTCGGGACCCTGGCCAGAGCCGGCATGGAGCGGTGGCGTGACCGGCTGGCACTGGTGACGGGAGCCTCGGGAGGCATCGGCGCGGCCGTGGCCCGGGCCCTGGTCCAGCAGGGTCTGAAGGTGGTGGGTTGTGCCCGCACCGTGGGCAACATCGAG GAGCTGGCTGCAGAATGTAAGAGTGCAGGCTACCCCGGGACTTTGATCCCCTACAGATGCGACCTGTCGAACGAGGAGGACATCCTCTCCATGTTCTCAGCGGTCCGCTCTCAGCACAGTGGTGTGGACATCTGCATCAACAACGCTGGCCTGGCCCGGCCTGACACCCTGCTCTCAGGCAGCACCAGAGGCTGGAAGGAAATGTTCAAT GTGAACGTGCTGGCCCTCAGCATCTGCACGCGGGAAGCCTACCAGTCCATGCGGGAGCGGAAGGTGGATGACGGACACATCATCAACATCAACAG CATGAGTGGCCACCGAGTGCCACCCCCAGCCGAGACCCATTTCTACAGCGCTACCAAGTACGCTGTCACCGCGCTGACGGAGGGGCTGAGGCAAGAGCTCCGGGAGGCCCAGAGCCACATCCGAGCCACG TGCATTTCTCCAGGAGTGGTGGAGACACAGTTTGCCTTCAAACTTCACGACAAGGACCCTGAGAAGGCAGCTGCCACCTATGAACACATGAAG TGTCTCAAACCTGAGGACGTGGCCGAGGCTGTCATCTATGTTCTCAGCACGCCCCCACATGTCCAG ATTGGAGACATCCAGATGAGGCCCACGGAGCAGGTGACCTAG